GACCAGGTTGTCCTGGGTGACTTCGGAACCACTCAAAACCGTGACGACCTCGCCCTCATACAACACGAACACGCGGTCGCACAGGGCCACCAGTTCCTGGTCATCGCTGGAGTTGAGGATGACCGTGACCCCCGTTGCCGCCAGGGTGCGGATAATTTCGTAGATTTCAGCCTTCGCACCGACGTCAACGCCCTTGGTGGGATCGTCGAGGAGGACGACACGCGGGTCGTTCATCAGCCACTTGCCGAGGACGATCTTCTGCTGGTTACCACCAGAGAGGGTGGAGACAGCGTCGCGTAGGTTGCCGATTTTGATTTGGAGGCGATCGACTTCGGTGCCAGCCGCCTGCTTTTCGCGTCCCATGTTGATGAACCACTTGGCTACAAGACGCTTGCGTCCGCTAATGATGGAGAGGTTCTCGAGGATGGGGCGCGTCATCAGCAGACCCTGGCTGCCGCGATCCCCGGGGACGAGGGCGACGCCGGCGGAGATTCCCCCGCGGGGGCGGCGGTAGTTCTGGGTTTCACCGGCGATCTTGACTTCACCAGAGGTCTTCGCAATGTCCCCAAAGAGGACGTGAAGGAGCTCTGATTGACCCTGACCCTGCAGGCCACCGAGTCCAACTACCTCACCTTTTCGGGCGTCCAGGTTGATCCCCCGAAGGTTGGCGGAGTGAAGGTTGCGAGTCTCCAGCTGTACCTCTTCGCGGAGGACGGCGCGCTGGGTCTGTTCGGTCTTCTCTGTTTCATCCTCGACCAAGTCGCCAACCATGAGGCGAACAAGGCGGGCTTCTGACATGTCTTGCATATCAACGGTGGCAACAGTCTTGCCGTTGCGTAGGATCGTCGCCTTCTGGCAGATTTGGCGTACCTCTTCAAGGCGGTGCGAAACGAAAACCACCGCTACGCCCTCGTCAACCAGCTGGCGCACCCTGGAGAAGACCAGTTCGACCTGGTCTCGGCGCAGGGAGGCGGTTGCTTCATCGAGGACGAGGATGCGGGGATGGCGGCCCACGGCCTTGGCGATCTCTACCAGCTGCTGCGATCCGGGTGAGAGGTCCCCAACCTCGGTGTTCAGGGTAATGCCGTCATCCATTCCCGGAAGAAAATGGGCAAGGGCATCTTCCGCGTATTGGCGTGACCTCTTTTGGTCGACGAATCCGGCGCGGGAAATCTCGGTGCCGAGGGACAAGTTGTCGGCAATGCTCAACTCGGGAACCAGCGACAACTGCTGGTACACAGAGGCGACGTGATGACGGTGAGCATCGATGGGTCGCGTGATCCGCACCGGCTCGCCAGCAATAGAGATTGTCGCCTGGTCGGGATTAACAGTGCCTGACAGCACCTTGTTTAGGGTTGACTTGCCGGAGCCGTTGGCGCCCAGCAACCCGTGTACCTCCCCCGCATTGACCTGCAGGCTGGCACCCTGAAGAGCCCGAACGCCACCAAAGCGTTTGGAAACATCTTCCATGACGAGGTAAGGCATTGAGAGTCTGCCCCTTTGCTGATGGTGGGGTGGGCCGGAGGTACCGACCCACCCCGGGTTGGTTACTTGAAGTACGCCATGACCTGGTCGGCGGTGAGGATCGAGTCCAGAACATAGGTGTCTGGCTCGTCTTTAACCGGCTCCCAGTACTCAGCAAAGTTGGCGTCGGTGATGGTCGGATCCAGGGGAAGGATGATGGAGTGCCCGTCCTCTGCTAGCTTCGATTCATCCAGTTCGAGACCCTGTAGCTGGTTGACAGCGAAATGCAGGGCCGTGGCGCCTGTACCCGGAGGGTTGATGACGCCAGCGGTCTTGAAGCCGGTGTCAAGCAGGTCGTTCCACATGCGCATGAAGCCAACCCGCGCCTCACCCGTGGTGATGACCGAATCAGTCTTGCCAGCGGCCTCAATGGCTTTCAGCGTTCCTTGTGCCATGCCGTCATAGGTCCAGATGCCAGCAATATCGGGGTAGGTGGCAAGAAGGTCGGTGGCGACCGTTTGACCAGTGGTCTGGTCCCAGCCACCGTCCCCACGGGTAAGAACTTCGATGCCTGCGGCCTCGAAGATCGGCTCCGCACCGGCCCAGCGAGCTTCGGTTGCCGGGTTGCCCGCGGCACCCTCTACAGTGACAATCTTGGCACCATCCCCTACGGCCTCAGCGAACCAGGTAGCCGAAGCAGCCCCTAGATCCTGCTGCGAAATACCGATGTTGAGGACTTCCTGTGTCTCCACAGCCTGGTCAATGGCGTAGACCTTGATGCCCTGACCGATGGCTTCCTTGAACACCGCGTCTAGGGCGGTAGCTGAGTTAGGGTCGATGATTATGGCGTCGACGCCCTTGTTGATAAGGTTGCGAACCTGCTGGATCTGACCGTTCACATCCGTGTCCGCGTTCTCCATTACCAGTTCATCTAAGATGCCCTGTTCCTGGTACTCATTGAACACATCCTCAATGGCGGCAATCATCTGCGTGCGGTATTCGGAACCCACAAAGGCGTTGGAAATGCCGATGGTGAAAGGGCCCGCACTTTCCGTGGCTTCGCCACTCTCCGCGCTTTCGGGGGAGTCGGTTCCCGCGGGGGTAGGTGACGAACATGCAGCAGCCAGGGTGAGTCCGGCTACGGCAGCGACGGCTACGAGTGTCTTCCTTAGCTTCACTTTGGTCCTCCTTTGGACTTTGAACTGTGCCCCTACGGGACACTGTGCGATTCGCATTCTTCGGAATGCTCACCGGTGTGGCTGAGCCCCCACGGCAATGTGGGCTTCGCCAGATTCAGTCGGGGAACTGAACCTCGACTGCAGCTGAACAAACATGCAGACCATGGCCTGTATTAAGGGTTATTTTTGATCCGCAAATAAGGTCTTGAGGTCACACTACACGAGGTATGGGTCACACGTCTGCACCCCGATGACGGTTTTCAGATGAATTGCGTCCCAAAACGGCACAAACATGCAGCTCACAGCCAAGATCACAAGTTTGTTACCTTTTGCTTGCGGGTTGCGCGCCCAGGTTGCGCACTAGTTTCTGGTCGGGAGCGGCGTGGATTGGGAGCCATAGCTCACCAGGCGTCGGAAGCCTCACCGGGGGTGTCAGCTACTCGGAGAGCACGGCCGCGAGCCCTCCGGCCCGACGCAAACCGTACATCCCAGCTCCCACCAACTTGCCCTCATCCCCTAGCGATGCCGTTGCAAGTTCCGGCTCATGTACGACGTTCCCCCGCAGTCTCTCCTCGATCATAGGGATGAGCAAGTCGGACCAACGTTCAAAGAGTCCGCCGAAAACCACAATGTCCGGGGCAATCATCGCGCACACGTTCACCAGATGGAACGCGTAATCATCGGCAACTGACTCAACCATGGCGACAGCTTCTTCGTCACCCTCTTCAGCGGCACTGAACACAGCATCGGCACTCTCCACTTCGGGAGAAACGACGCGAGCATTGATTGCCCGCTGTAGGAGTCCGTGTTCTCCGAGCTCCGCCTCGAGATGTCCAAATCCATGGCGCTGATGCTTCAAACCAGAGACATCTCTCAGCATGCGGCCAAACTGCCCCGCAGCACCGTGGTTGCCTCTCCACAGTCGACCGTCCTCGACAATCCCGGCGCCGACGCCCTCGTACACAGCCATCGCGACAAGCGTTTTGTGTCCGGGATCGTCAAGATTCAAGTACTCGGCGAGTGCAATTAGGTTCACGTCATTTTCAACGACGACCGGGGCATTCGTTGCCCCCCGCAAAGAAGCACCAACGGGTTGGTTGTACCAGTCCAAAGCCGGAGCCATCAGCACCACTCCGTCGTCGTCGACCGGACCGGGTACGGACACTCCGATAGCCGCTATCCTCTTGCCCTCTCTGGTATCCCACTCGGCAACCACCGCCACCAAGAGGTCTAGTTTCTCTTGCGGCTCGGTCCCCAATATCGGAACTCGATCTCGTTCGATTTCGCAGCCATCCAAGTCCAGTAGTGCAACCTCGATCGCACCTTCCCAAATGTCGAGTGCCAAGATCGTCCTCGCCTCTGGGCAAAACCTGACCAGCATCGACGGCCGTCCACCTGTCGCACCGTTGCTTCCCGCCTCACTCACCAGTCCTTGCGCCATTAGGGAAGACGTGAGCCTGTTGACGGTTGCGGGGGCCATGCGGGTAAGCCGAGCAATCTCCACACGAGAAAGGGGGCCCACATCGATGAGGCACTCTAGTATGCGCATGCGATTGTGCTGCGCAACCTCGGGAGAGGCCGTTCTGGGAGCGCAGGCTAGTTCCCGCTTGAGCACGCGCATCACCTCGCTCTTCGAACCTGGCTGCCGCCTGTTTCGCCATTGTAGGTCAAACGGAGGCGACCCTGAGTTGCGGTGCGGGTCAAGATTCCCGCACGTCGGCCTGGACTCGCAACCCGGACTCGCAACCCAGACTCTCAACCCAGACTCTCAACCCAGACTCTCCTCAGACGGACAGCCTCTGTCCCCCGCAGGCTCCTCGGAGCTGCCGAGGGCGAAAAACCCTACCAAATCGACCTCGAACACCACCTGCAAGGGACCAAGGCGCCCCACGGGGACCAACCGGCAACGACACGGCCAGGTCGGTGCCGGAGCGGGGCGGTGTGGCGAGGCAGGACTGCGGCGGCGTGCGGCCACGGCCAGGTCGGGGCGGGGTGCAGTCGCGGCAGGGCGGTGCCGGAGCAGGTCGGTGGGCGGGCGTCGGCCACCGCCCCGCCGCGCCTCTTTGCACCAACCGCCGTAATGGTGGTTACATAAACCCATGTGCGGAATAGTCGGATGCGTCGGAAAAACCCCCTCCCAGCAACCAGAGGAGGTCGTCCTAGCCGGCCTCGCCCGACTGGAATACCGGGGCTACGACTCCGCCGGCATCGCCCTCAACAGCCCCGACCGCAGCGTCCCCACCGTCATCAAGAGAACCGGAAAGCTCTCGAAACTGAGGGACGCACTCGCGAAAAACCCTCCCGCCCCGGCCACCGCCGCCATCGGCCACACCCGCTGGGCGACCCACGGCGAACCCTCGGAAGCCAATGCCCACCCGCACGTCTCGACAGATGGACGCATCGCCCTCGTCCACAACGGGATCATCGAGAACGCACCCGCCTTCGCGCAGGCTCTACGCGCCGAAGGGCAGGTCTTCGTCTCAGATACTGACACGGAGGTGGTCGCACATCTACTCGGACGAGCCGTCGCGGATCCCGACTTACACCCCTGGTCAGGCACCCTTTCTGGAGTCGAGGGTGACGAAGAAGCCCAGGTCCGCCTCCTCCTCGCAGCGATGCTCAACGTGACCCGCCAACTAGTCGGCAGCTACACGCTGCTCGCCACCTGTGCGGGCGCCCCCCACACCATCGTGGCTGCGCGGCGCTCCTCGCCGCTGGTGGTTGGTGTGGGCGAGGGCGCCAACTACCTCGGCTCTGACGCGTTGGCCTTCGCGGACTTCACGACCTCCGCCCTCGAAATCGACCAGGACCAGGTCGTCGCCGTGACCCCAACCGCGGTCACCGTCCTCGACCGCGACGGCAACCCGGTACAACCCAAGGAGCTCAACGTCGACTTCCTCCGGGACCGTGCGTCAAAGGGAAACTGGGCGACCTTCATGGAGAAGGAGATCCATGAGCAACCCCGCTCCATCTTCGATACCCTTGCCGGCCGGACGGACTCTGACGGTCACCTAACCCTGGATGAGGTGCGCATTTCCGAGGACGTCCTGCGGCGCGCCGACAAGATGATCATCGTCGCCTGCGGCACCGCCGCCTACGCGGGGCAGGTTGCGCGCTACGCGATTGAGCACTGGTGCCGCATTCCGGTCGAGGTCGAACTGGCCCACGAGTTCCGCTACCGCGACCCCGTCGTCAGCGAAAAGACACTGGTCGTAGCTGTTTCCCAGTCGGGGGAAACCATGGATACGATCATGGCGATCCGGCACGCGCGGAACCAGGGCGCCAAGGTGATCGCCATTGTCAACACTCCCGGGTCGACGATCGCGCGCGAGTCCGACGCAGTTCTCCTCACCCACGCCGGCCCGGAAATCGCCGTCGCCTCCACCAAGGCCTTCACCGCGCAGATCACCGCGACCTACATTCTGGGGCTCTACCTGGCACAGGTTCGCGGCAACAAGTACATCGATGAAATCCAGGGCTACCTGGAGGAACTGGCGCAAATCCCCGACAAGATGCAGGAAGTCCTCAGCAATGGGGAGTACGTGCGGCAAGTGGCCTCAACCATGACCGAGGAGACCTCAGTCATCTACCTGGGCCGCGGCGTCGGCTACCCTGTCGCGATGGAGGGCGCGCTGAAACTCAAGGAAATCGCCTACATCCACGCCGAGGGCTTCGCCGCTGGGGAACTCAAGCACGGGCCGATCGCCCTCGTCGAAGAAGGCACGCCCATCTTCGTTATTGTCCCCACGCCACGCAGGCCCGAACTGCACCGCAAGACGGTCTCGAGCATCCAGCAGGTCAAGGCCCGTGGCGCCCGCACACTGGTGGTTGCGGAAGAGGGCGATACCTCCGTGGATGCCTTCGCGGACGTGGTGTTCCGGGTGCCGCCAGCACCGACCCTGTTCTTGCCGCTCCTGCAGGTCATACCGCTGCAGGAGTTCGCCTGCGCCCTCGCCTCCGCGAAAGGTCTAGACGTGGACCAGCCCCGCAACCTGGCGAAGTCGGTGACGGTCGAGTAGTGGCCCAAATCGCGAGCGGCCCCACCAGACACCGAAAGTAGCGGCCCCACGGTTTTGGTACGCGACGGCCTACACCACCAGCGGCCGCACGTTCGCCCCCGCCGCCAACAGTTCCGCCTTCAACTCTGGCACGGAGACGTTCCTATTGCGGGGCGAATACAACATCGAGGAGATAATAGCCGCCGACGCCCCCGCGTCGAACCCATCCATGATGTGCTGTGCTGTCCCCGCCCCTCCCGAGGCAATCACCGGCACCGTCACCGCGCGAGCAATTTGCCCCGTCAGGTCCAGTTCGTAGCCACGCCCCGTCCCGTCGCGGTCGATGCTGTTGACGACGATCTCACCAGCCCCCAACCCCTCCGCCCTGCGAGCCCACTCAATCGCGTCCATCCCCGTGAAAACTCTGGCACCGTCAATAGCGACCTCATACCCACTGGGAATCTCCGCGCTGCGACCGACCCACTTCGCCTGCAGACTCACGACGATGCACTGCACCCCAAACTCGCTGGCACCACGCGTGATCAGCGCAGGGTCACGCACGGCCATGGAGTCGATACTGATCTTCTCTGCCCCCGCCGCCAGAACCGCGTGCATGTCGTCGAGGCTGCGAATCCCCCCACCAACAGTCAGCGGCACAAAGATATTCTTCGCAACCTCAGCAACCGTCGCGATATCCGCCCGGCGCTTTTCGGCACTGGCCATGATGTCGTAGAAAACGATCTCATCAATCTGCTCCTGGTAGAGCCTGCCGGCCAGCTGTGCGGGGTCACCGACATCGATGTTGTCCTCAAATTGCAACGCCTTAGTGACGCGGCCTTCCTTTACGTCAAAGCAGGCTACAAGCCGGTTAGTCAACATTGAGGCCCCCTACGCCCATCGTAGTTACGAACTGCCGCAGAACTGCCAGCCCGGTTTGCCCGCTCTTTTCAACGTGGAACTGTGTTGCCAAAACGTTGTCCAACCCCACAACGGACGCGAACGGCTCCCCGTAGTCAGTGACGCCGAGGACGGTCCTCTCATCCGCTGGTCGCGCAAAGTACGAGTTCACAAAATAGAAGTATCCGCCCTCACCAAACATGGTTTGGAAAACCTGGGGGTTCGCGGCGGTACCCGAAGCGGATACTGAGTTCCACCCCATGTGCGGTACCGTCAGCGCCCTCGAATCAAACTTTTCCACTGACCCGGGGAGCCAGCCCAGACACCCCACATCCCCCTCGGCACTGCGGTCAAAGAGGACCTGCAGACCGACGCAGACACCCAAAAACGGCACGCCCTCGCCCACCACCACGTCGTTGAGGTACGAAATCCACCCCTGCTCCGCAAGCGAGTCCATCGTCACCCCCGCCGCCCCGACACCGGGCAGAACAAAATGCGTCACGCCCTCGGCATCCCGAGGCGTAACCACCAACCTGTTAGGGACTTCCACGCGGTCGAGGGCGTACGAGAAACTACGCGAGTTTCCCGTCCGATAGTCAATGATCCCAACCAGAGGTGACATGGGCTTCCTTCCGTCGCTATGCCGACTAGAAAACGGTATACCGACCCTCCGACATCTGCCGTTGCCCGACTAGAACGTGGACGAGGGCGCCCCTCCAGAATCCGATCGCATCTGGGAGGATGAGGCTTCGGGGCTTACAATTGGGGTCCATGGCAAAGAGCGCAGAGCAGGAAAACAAGTCCGATTCCCCTAGGCACATTTTCATCACTGGTGGCGTCGTTTCGTCATTGGGCAAGGGCCTCACGGCCTCCTCGCTGGGGATGCTCCTTAAGGCGCGCGGGGTCACGGTCGCGATGCAGAAGCTAGACCCCTACATAAACGTCGATCCCGGCACGATGAACCCCTTCCAGCACGGCGAGGTTTTTGTGACCGAGGACGGGGCGGAAACCGACCTCGACATCGGGCATTACGAGCGTTTCTTGGACGAACCGCTCTCCGGTGGCGCGAACGTCACCACCGGGCAGGTCTACGCGTCGGTGATTGCGCGGGAGCGACGCGGCGAGTACCTGGGCGATACCGTGCAGGTCATCCCGCATATCACGGACGAAATCATGCGGCGGATGAGGGCGCAGGCGCACCCCACCGACGGCTCGCCTGTTCCCGACGTCATCATTACGGAGATTGGCGGGACGGTGGGCGACATCGAGTCGACGCCGTTTCTCGAGGCCGCCCGGCAAATCCACGCCGAACTGGGGCGCGACCGATGCCTCTTTATACACGTGTCGCTGCTGGCCTATTTGAAGGTTGCGAATGAGCTCAAGACCAAGCCGACGCAGCACTCTGTGACGGCTTTGCGCGGCCTGGGTATCCAGCCGGACGTGCTGGTGTTGCGCTCGGAGATCGAGGTGCCAGATTCGGTGCGGCGTAAGATTTCGGTGATGTGTGGGGTGGCGCGGGATGCGGTGGTGATCTGCCCGGACGCGAAGAGCCTCTACCTGGTCCCGAAGATCCTCCATAGCGAGGGCCTAGACACGCTGGTGGCAGAGCGTTTGCATCTCAAGTTGGACGAGGCCGATTGGTCGGCATGGGATGAGCTTCTCGCCAGGGTGACGGAGCCTCAACACTCGGTCGAGGTCGCCATCGTTGGCAAGTACATCGACCTGCCTGACGCGTACCTGTCGGTGATTGAAGCGCTGCGAGCAGGGGGCTTTGCCAACAACGCACGGGTGAGTATTCGCTGGGTTGCGGCCGACACCTGCGCCGATGATGGGCAAGCAGCTCAGGCGCTTGAAGGGGTCGACGCAGTGGTGGTTCCCGGAGGCTTTGGGGTGCGGGGTATCGAGGGGAAGATTGCCGCGCTCAAGTGGGCTCGGGAGAACCGTGTCCCCACCCTGGGGCTGTGCCTAGGCATGCAGTCCATGGTGATCGAGGCGGCGCAGAATCTCGCTGGTCTGCCAGGTGCGTCCTCGACCGAATTCGATCCGAACTGCGTCGATCCCGTGATCACGACGATGGCTTCTCAGGAGGAAATCGTCAGCGGTGAGGGCGATGTGGGGGGCACGATGCGGCTCGGGGCCTTCCCCGCTGTGCTGGAGCCCGGGTCTCTGGTGGCGAGGACGTACGGTACGACGTCGGTGTCGGAGCGGCACCGCCACCGCTACGAGGTAAACCCGGAATATCGGCAGATCCTCAGCGATATGGGCTTGAAGGTGAGTGGGACCTCGCCGGACGGGGAGTTGGTGGAGTTCGTGGAGTTGGACCAGAGCCTGCACCCGTACTACGTCGCAACGCAGGCGCACCCGGAGTTCAAGTCGAGGCCGACCAAGCCGCACCCGCTGTTTGCCGGGCTGATCGGGGCTGCGTTGGAGGCACGGGGCTAGCTGCGGCAGCCGGTTGCCCGGCAGTTTCCCGCGCCTCGGTCCCCAAGCGGCGCCTCGGTCCCCAACAGTTGATCCCTTCTCGGTCCCCCAGCGGCACCTTGGTCCCCCGGAAGTGCAATCCCGACCCCAAAACAGCCGGCTTTTCGCCCTCCACAGCTCCGAGGAACCTACGGGGGACCGACCACTGGGGTTCGAGGACGGCCACGCACCAAACCCGACGACGACCACGCACAAAACCTCTGGAGCGGCGATCCTGCGGGTTACGCCGCGGATATCCGCAACACTCCCGGTACGGGCGACCCTGAGGGCGGCTCCTCGGTCCCCCAGCGGCACCTCGGTCCCCCGGAAGTGCAATCCCGACCCCAAAACAGCCGGCTTTTCGCCCTCCGGGGGACCGAGGAACCTACGGGGGACCGACCACGTGGTACGAAGACGGCCGGACCCCGCGGTCGTCCGAGTGCCAGACGGACGAAAGTGGTGACCGCAGGAAAAGCCAGGCCGCCGGTAGAGTCAGGGCTGCGGAAAAGCCAGGCCGCCGGGAGGCGTAAACCCGGATGACTTGGAAGGGCGGCTGCAGGTATGGGAAAGCCCCGCGAGTCCTGAGATTCCGCGGGGCTTTCGTTGACACTGATGGTGAACGCCAGGTCGGGCCTGCCGGGCGAGGCCGGGGTCGGGCACGCCGGGTGTGGGCCGGGGCCCAGTTCGGCAGAGCCAGGCGAGGCCGGGACGGCCGAGGCCGGGCCCAGCGGGGCCGGGGCCCGCTACACGGCCTCCGCCCCTCGCTCCCCCGTCCGCACCCGAACGACCTCCTCGATCGGGCTCACCCAAACCTTCCCATCACCGATGGAGCCGGTCCGAGCCGCCGCGACAATCGCCTCCAGCGCACCCTCTACGACCTCGTCATTGACAACCACTTCAACCTTTGTCTTCGGCACCATGTGCGGCGTGTAATCGGCGCCGCGATAGTGCTCGCTGAGCCCCTTCTGCCGCCCTACGCCCGAAACCGCGGTCACAGTCGCACCCCCGAGTCCCAGTGTCTCAATCGCCTCTCGCACCGGACCCGCCTGATTCGGCTGGATCACTGCTGTTATCATTTTCATCGCCCCGCCCCTTTCTAGTAGTTCCCCGCGAGAACCTGCGGCTCGTACGCGGTTTCCGCGTGTTGCGTCAGGTCGATTCCCAGCAGCTCGTCTTTGTCCGACACGCGCCACCCGACCGTCTTTTCCAACGCTTTCGCCACCGCGAACGTGACCACCCCGGAGAAAACCAGCGCCACCAACGCGATCAACACCTGCGTGATCAGCAGCGCGAACCCGCCACCGAAAAGCAGTCCGCCCTCGGTCGCAAGGAAGCCGATCGCCACCGTTCCGACGAGGCCGCCCACTAGGTGGACCCCAACCACGTCAAGCGAGTCATCAAACCCGAAGCGGTACTTCAAACTCACCGCCGCCGCACACGCGAACCCCGCAACAAGCCCGAGGACGATCGCACCAACCGGGTTCAGCGCCCCAGCCGCGGGGGTGACCGCCACCAAACCTGCCACGACACCCGATGCGGCGCCGAGGGAGGTGGCGTGCTTCTCTGTGATCTGCTCATACAGCATCCACCCCAGCATCGCCGCCCCGGTCGCGGTTGTCGTGTTGACCCACGCCATTCCGGCGAGGCCGTCCGCGGTGAACGCGGAACCCGCGTTGAAACCAAACCACCCGAAGAACAGCAGTCCGGACCCCAGCATGATCAGCGGGAGGCTGTGCGGGCGCACCTGTTCTTTACCAAACCGGCGCCGCGTCCCGATGACGAGGGCGATCACCAGCGCTGCCATTCCCGCATTGATGTGCACGACTGTGCCACCCGCGAAGTCGATAGGCGCGGTGCCTGTCAGGGCCGCGATGGGGCCATCCCCTGAGAGCAGCCCCCCGCCCCACACCATGTGCGCCATCGGGAAGTACGCGAGCGTGACCCACAGGGTCGCGAACAGCATCCAGGTTCCAAACTTGACGCGCTCCGCCAGGGATCCTGCGATGAGTGCCACCGTGATGATTGCGAAGGTCGACTGGAATGCCACCCCGACCCAGGCGGGAACACCAAAGTCGTCAACGGCCGCGCCGTCGAAGGTTCCCATCAGGCCGAATTGTTCGAACGGGTTCGCGAAGATCCCCGCGATCGGTTGTCCACCGTAGGTCATCGACCATCCCCACAGCGGGTAGATGACGGCAACTACGGCGAGCGCACCAAAGACCATCATCATCATGTTGAGTACTGATTTGTTGCGGCTCATCCCCCCGTAAAACAGCGCGAGCGCCGGGGT
This genomic stretch from Schaalia sp. JY-X169 harbors:
- a CDS encoding ammonium transporter; this translates as MLDTGATAWMLTSASLVLLMTPALALFYGGMSRNKSVLNMMMMVFGALAVVAVIYPLWGWSMTYGGQPIAGIFANPFEQFGLMGTFDGAAVDDFGVPAWVGVAFQSTFAIITVALIAGSLAERVKFGTWMLFATLWVTLAYFPMAHMVWGGGLLSGDGPIAALTGTAPIDFAGGTVVHINAGMAALVIALVIGTRRRFGKEQVRPHSLPLIMLGSGLLFFGWFGFNAGSAFTADGLAGMAWVNTTTATGAAMLGWMLYEQITEKHATSLGAASGVVAGLVAVTPAAGALNPVGAIVLGLVAGFACAAAVSLKYRFGFDDSLDVVGVHLVGGLVGTVAIGFLATEGGLLFGGGFALLITQVLIALVALVFSGVVTFAVAKALEKTVGWRVSDKDELLGIDLTQHAETAYEPQVLAGNY